The following proteins come from a genomic window of Brachyhypopomus gauderio isolate BG-103 unplaced genomic scaffold, BGAUD_0.2 sc44, whole genome shotgun sequence:
- the LOC143486091 gene encoding CMRF35-like molecule 8, whose amino-acid sequence MKILLIFSLCLISVGSFDVNAYSGGSVIIFSAIQGDLSNRNEFCKVTQNTCINVMKDSPGGNRVYNRRFNLYKNSKGLMTVMINDLNFQDTGKYRFRVNNQHLQNVKLKVQKNACCLGSQNVSGREGDSENINCDYPKKYKNRYKYLFKLGGHPPEERCSTEVGCQNNRLSIYDDRESMFNVKIRKVTVGDAGLYLCGIKTNRNQGSFISTVKRVQLHVTASTTNNNIPSTMQPVTTATDKNPDTSQPGSSVFIIACVCVALLLIGVLGLMLYKFTHMKAQALISPQISHTYTEYEEIKDDKPYSTVQLPTIPSVPPNTVYALAELPTVIS is encoded by the exons ATGAAGATCCTCCttatcttctctctctgtctgatctCAG TGGGCAGCTTTGACGTCAATGCCTACTCTGGTGGAAGTGTCATTATATTTTCTGCTATCCAGGGGGATTTAAGTAATAGAAATGAGTTTTGCAAAGTGACACAAAATACCTGTATCAATGTAATGAAGGACAGCCCTGGAGGAAACAGGGTTTATAACAGAAGATTCAATTTGTATAAAAACTCAAAAGGACTGATGACAGTGATGATCAATGACCTGAACTTTCAGGACACTGGAAAATACAGGTTCAGAGTGAATAATCAGCATTTACAGAATGTGAAGTTGAAAGTTCAGAAGA ATGCGTGTTGTTTGGGGTCACAGAATGTGTCTGGTCGTGAGGGTGACAGTGAAAACATCAACTGTGACTATCCAAAGAAGTATAAGAACAGATACAAGTACTTATTCAAACTGGGTGGTCACCCCCCTGAAGAGAGATGCTCCACTGAAGTGGGTTGTCAAAATAACAGACTCTCCATTTATGATGACAGAGAATCAATGTTTAATGTTAAAATCAGGAAAGTAACAGTAGGTGATGCAGGACTTTACCTGTGTGGCATAAAGACCAACAGAAACCAAGGCAGCTTCATCTCTACAGTCAAAAGGGTGCAGCTACACGTTACTG cCAGCACAACTAATAACAACATTCCAAGCACAATGCAGCCTG TCACCACGGCTACAGACAAAAACCCAGACACATCACAGCCTG GTTCCTCTGTCTTCAttattgcgtgtgtgtgtgtggctctgctGTTGATTGGAGTTTTAGGATTGATGTTATACAAGTTCACACACATGAAGGCACAag CATTGATCTCTCCTCAGATCTCCCACACTTACACTGAGTATGAGGAAATTAAGGATGACAAACCGTACTCTACCGTCCAACTACCCACAATCCCTTCTGTTCCGCCAAACACAGTCTATGCCCTTGCGGAGTTACCCACAGTCATCTCCTAA
- the LOC143486130 gene encoding polymeric immunoglobulin receptor-like has protein sequence MKLPTILMLSLISGHVDLVDIFGHLGRNVLISCHYSRAFTNLSKVVCSIAMICETKIKSEDKNEWVCDDKFCLYDDAFTNVIQVLIRDLSPQDAGPYRCAAVQDSAYRAIGDWVLKVADDPCCEQLKTITGLLGQTVSFSCNYPDTNKHNPKYLLKINDGFMKQMLNTTHAEWMEKRFSVSDNRTSNVFRVIIREVTMSDAGIYFCGVYTSGITISYVSLITNIQLLVTPPSLISQGESTILTCPYGLKLQTKFLCKEDTSYIENDNQMEERMRNTINEFEVTRQEKEKVTFRCRYQVESAKNRGQICRAQEVSRCDKDGITAFSEKHRHGRLVLTDDACAGVFAVTMSDLTEEDSGIYWCGEDSFECAIYVKWQLHVKKDTSSISFKRTP, from the exons ATGAAACTCCCCACCATCCTGATGCTCTCACTGATCTCAG GTCATGTGGATTTGGTTGATATTTTTGGCCATTTGGGGAGAAATGTCCTCATCAGCTGCCATTACTCAAGAGCATTCACAAATCTCTCGAAGGTGGTGTGCAGTATAGCAATGATCTGTGAAACCAAGATCAAATCAGAGGATAAAAACGAATGGGTTTGTGATGATAAATTTTGCCTGTACGACGACGCCTTCACAAATGTCATCCAAGTACTTATCAGAGATCTGAGTCCACAGGATGCGGGACCTTACAGATGTGCAGCTGTGCAGGACTCTGCATACAGGGCCATAGGAGACTGGGTGCTGAAAGTTGCAGATG ATCCTTGTTGTGAGCAGTTAAAGACAATCACAGGTCTGCTTGGACAGACAGTCTCCTTTAGCTGTAACTATCCAGATACTAATAAACACAACCCTAAATACTTACTTAAAATAAACGATGGCTTCATGAAGCAGATGTTAAACACCACTCATGCAGAGTGGATGGAAAAGCGGTTCTCCGTGTCTGATAACAGAACTTCAAACGTGTTCCGAGTGATCATCAGAGAGGTGACAATGTCTGATGCAGGGATTTATTTCTGTGGTGTGTACACCAGTGGAATCACCATCAGCTACGTCTCATTGATCACAAATATCCAACTTCTTGTTACTC CACCCTCATTAATTAGCCAAGGAGAGTCCACAATACTCACATGCCCCTATGGCTTAAAACTTCAAACCAAATTTCTCTGCAAAGAAGACACATCATATATTGAAAATGACAATCAGATGGAGGAACGAATGAGGAACACCATAAATG AATTTGAGGTAACGAgacaggagaaagaaaaagtcaCGTTCAGATGCAGGTATCAGGTGGAATCTGCAAAGAATCGTGGGCAAATCTGCAGAGCACAGGAGGTGTCCAGATGTGACAAAGATGGAATCACTGCGTTCtcagagaaacacagacatgGACGACTCGTGCTGACTGATGATGCATGTGCAGGAGTTTTTGCTGTGACCATGTCTGACCTGACAGAGGAGGATTCTGGAATATATTGGTGTGGGGAAGACAGCTTTGAATGTGCAATCTATGTTAAATGGCAGCTTCATGTTAAAAAAG ATACATCATCAATCTCTTTCAAAAGAACTCCATAA